Proteins encoded within one genomic window of Humulus lupulus chromosome 1, drHumLupu1.1, whole genome shotgun sequence:
- the LOC133814517 gene encoding uncharacterized protein LOC133814517, which translates to MRYPEHLPFLSRSAAIFRECFDPIVAKSGRDLIPIMVYGRNISGQEFGGMYCVVLTVRSIVVSAGLLRIFGREVAELPIVAKTREHQGKVGTNETLIFFLLLKLFPSIIFMYREVVGFPECGKL; encoded by the exons ATGCGATATCCAGAACATCTGCCATTTCTGTCAAGGTCTGCTGCTATTTTCCGG GAGTGTTTTGATCCTATTGTAGCAAAATCTGGTCGTGATTTGATTCCTATTATGGTGTATGG AAGAAACATTTCTGGTCAAGAGTTTGGAGGAATGTACTGTGTAGTTTTAACTGTGAG GTCTATTGTTGTATCAGCTGGTCTTCTTAGGATATTTGGTCGTGAGGTAGCCGAGCTTCCCATAGTGGCGAAAACTAGAGAACACCAAGGGAAAGTAGGAACAAAtgaaactttgattttttttcttcttctta AGCTATTTCCAAGTATTATTTTCATGTATAGAGAAGTTGTTGGTTTCCCTGAATGTGGAAAACtttaa